A genomic window from Bacteroidales bacterium includes:
- a CDS encoding CCA tRNA nucleotidyltransferase, which produces MQVEAYVVGGYVRDIFLERESKDIDIVCVGDGIELAKTFAKIIGSTEVSIFKNFGTAMVKYFFENEYIEVEFVGARKESYNRDSRKPLVSPGTLQDDQNRRDFTINTLAISLNTNTFGNLIDPFFGLIDLHNKIIRTPLDPDITYSDDPLRMMRAIRFASQLNFTIEEKSFNAIISNSNRIEIISKERISDELNKILLSPKPSIGFILLDKAGLLNKILPEFSKLKGIEVVNGKAHKDVFYHTLKVLDNVAKNTKNLWLLWAALLHDIAKPDTKKYIEGIGWTFHGHEVVGAKKVVKIFSRLKLPLNDKMKYVQKLIYLHLRPQFLSEDGVTDSAVRRLLFEAGEDIDDLMLLCEADITSSNKQKVRKYLDNFCLVRQRLIEIEEKDFLRTWQPPITGEHVMETFDIQPSKDVGLIKNAVKDAILDGECENTFEAAYNYMLEKGISLGLKPKNINLNSK; this is translated from the coding sequence ATGCAAGTTGAAGCCTATGTTGTTGGCGGATATGTACGGGATATCTTTTTGGAAAGAGAATCCAAAGATATTGACATTGTGTGTGTAGGAGACGGTATAGAATTAGCAAAAACTTTTGCAAAAATCATAGGTTCTACAGAAGTAAGTATTTTTAAAAACTTTGGAACTGCAATGGTAAAATATTTCTTTGAAAATGAATATATTGAAGTTGAATTTGTTGGTGCTCGCAAAGAATCGTATAATAGAGATTCGCGCAAACCGCTAGTCTCGCCCGGAACTTTGCAGGACGATCAAAATAGGAGAGACTTTACTATTAACACATTGGCGATTTCTTTAAACACAAATACTTTTGGAAATTTAATCGACCCCTTCTTCGGTTTAATTGATCTTCACAATAAAATAATAAGAACTCCCCTAGATCCTGATATTACTTATTCGGACGATCCGCTTCGCATGATGCGTGCTATTCGTTTTGCATCGCAACTTAATTTTACAATTGAAGAAAAATCGTTCAACGCTATTATATCAAATTCTAATAGAATAGAAATTATATCTAAAGAAAGAATATCCGACGAATTAAATAAAATTTTATTATCGCCCAAACCGTCCATTGGCTTTATTTTATTAGATAAAGCAGGCTTATTGAATAAAATTTTACCTGAATTTTCAAAGTTAAAAGGAATTGAAGTAGTTAACGGCAAGGCTCATAAAGACGTATTTTATCATACTTTAAAAGTTCTTGATAATGTCGCAAAAAACACTAAAAATCTATGGTTGCTTTGGGCTGCGCTTTTACATGATATAGCTAAACCGGATACGAAAAAATATATTGAAGGAATCGGTTGGACTTTTCATGGACATGAAGTCGTAGGTGCAAAAAAGGTTGTGAAAATATTTTCAAGATTGAAACTACCTCTTAATGATAAAATGAAGTATGTGCAAAAATTAATTTACTTACATCTTCGCCCACAATTTTTATCGGAAGATGGCGTTACTGATTCTGCGGTTCGTCGTTTACTATTTGAAGCAGGAGAAGATATTGATGACCTTATGTTACTCTGCGAAGCAGATATCACTTCTTCAAATAAACAAAAAGTAAGAAAATATTTAGACAACTTTTGCCTTGTACGGCAAAGACTTATCGAAATTGAAGAAAAAGACTTCTTGAGAACATGGCAACCGCCGATAACAGGCGAACATGTTATGGAAACTTTTGATATACAGCCGTCTAAAGATGTCGGACTGATTAAAAATGCTGTTAAGGATGCAATACTTGACGGCGAATGTGAAAATACTTTCGAAGCGGCCTATAATTATATGCTGGAAAAAGGAATTTCACTCGGATTAAAACCTAAGAATATTAATTTAAATTCTAAATAA